TGGATGCCCGAGGGCTATCGCAAGAACCTGATCCGCCAGATTGGCCAACACGCGCATAGCGAAATTGTTGGCCAACTGCCCGAAGGCAACTGGATCACCCGCGCGCCAACATTGGAACGCAAGGCAATCCTGCTGGCCAAGGTGCAGGATGAGGCAGGTCATGGTCTTTACCTTTATTGCGCCGCTGAAACGCTGGGTGTGACCCGCGATGACCTCACCCGCGACCTGCTCTCGGGCAAGATGAAGTATTCGTCGATCTTCAATTACCCGACGTTGACATGGGCCGATATGGGCGCGGTCGGCTGGCTGGTCGATGGCGCGGCGATCATGAACCAGGTGCCCCTGCAACGCACTTCTTACGGTCCATATGCCCGCGCCATGGTGCGTATCTGCAAAGAGGAATCGTTCCACCAGCGTCAGGGTTTCGACATCATGATGAAGATGGCGAATGGCACCGAGGCACAGCGCAAAATGGCACAGGATGCGTTGAACCGGTTCTGGGGCCCATCCCTGATGATGTTCGGTCCTTCGGACGCTGAATCAGTGCACTCGGCGCAAAGCATGGCATGGAAGATCAAGATGAACTCCAACGACGAGCTGCGTCAGAAGTTCGTGGACCAGACCGCACCGCAAGCGGAATACCTTGGCCTGACGATCCCCGACGAGACCTGCAAGTTTAACGAGGAAACCGGCCATTACGACTTCGCCCAACCGGATTGGGACGAATTTTTCGACGTGCTGCGCGGCAACGGGCCCTGCAACACCGAACGGCTTGAGGCGCGTAACAAAGCCTGGGACGACGGGCGTTGGGTGCGTGAAGGCCTTTTAGCCCATGCTGCGAAAAAGCGCAGCGCGAAAATGGCAGCGGAGTAAAAACATGAGCAGCCCTGAAACCAGCCCCTATAAAGACAGCGAAGCCAGCCCGCATGGCGAAACCCGCGCAACCGAATGGCCCCTATGGGAGATTTTCATTCGCGGGCAACACGGGTTAAGCCACCGCCACGTGGGCAGCCTCCATGCGCCAGATGCTGAGATGGCGATCAAAAATGCGCGTGATGTCTACACCCGCCGCAACGAGGGTGTCAGCATCTGGGCTGTTGAAGCCTCTGACATTGCCGCCTCCTCGCCCGAGGAAAAAGGCGCGCTTTATGAGCCTGCGAACGACAAGGTGTACCGCCACCCGACATTCTTCGACATCCCTGACGAAGTGGGGGCGATGTGAATACGCCATTGTTCGAATTTCTCTGCCGCATGGGTGATAACACGCTGGTGCTGGGGCACCGTGTGTCCGAATGGTGCGGCGTGGCCCCGGTGCTGGAAGAAGACATCGCGCTGGCCAATACCGCGCTTGATCTGATCGGACAAACCCAGCTGTGGCTGGGCATGGCCGGCGAAGTTGAGGGCAAGGACCGCGACGCGGACAAGCTGGCCTTTCACCGCGATGTCTGGGATTTCCGCAATGCCCTGCTGTGTGAACAGCCCAACGGCGATTTCGGCCAGACGATGATGCGCCAGTTCCTGTTCGACACATGGCATCTGATCATGCTCAAGGCGTTGGCCGGTTCGTCAAATGAACAGATCGCCGCCATCGCGGAAAAGTCGGTGAAAGAGGTGACCTATCATCAGGAACGCTCTGCCGATACGGTGATCGGCCTGGGTGACGGCACCGAAGAAAGCCACATGCGCATGCAGAAAGCGCTTGATAAGTTGTGGCCGTATGTCGGCGAGCTGTTCATCGGGGATGAAGTGGATGCCGCAATGGTTGAACAGGGCATCGCGCCTGATCCCGCCTCGCTTCGCGCCACTTTTGACAGTCAGCTGGATGCGGTTCTGGCAGAGGCGACCCTAACCAAGCCTGCCGATGATTTCGCCCATAAGGGTGGCAAGACAGGCGCGCGTCATACCGAACATTTGGGTCATATGTTGACGCAAATGCAATGGTTGCAACGCGCCTATCCGGATGCGTCATGGTAGTCGAAAAGCCCGGCTTAGAGACTGTCTGGCAATGGCTTTCCGCTGTGCCAGACCCGGAAATTCCGGTGATCTCCCTGACGGATCTGGGGATCATTCGGGATGTAAGTTGGCAGGGCGACACTTTGGAAGTGACCGTAACGCCAACCTATTCCGGCTGTCCGGCGACCAGCATCATCAATCTGGACATCGAAACCGCCTTGCGCGGCCATGGCATCGAAAACCTGACCCTGAAACGGCAGTTATCGCCAGCATGGACCACCGACTGGCTGACCGAAAGCGGTAAGGCCAAGCTGGAAGAATACGGCATCGCTCCGCCGCAACCGGCTGGCGGGCCAAAACATTGCCCGCGCTGCAAATCCACCGCAGTAGAGCGGATCAGCCAGTTCGGCTCGACCCCCTGCAAAGCGCAATGGCGGTGCCAAGACTGCCTTGAACCCTTCGACTATTTCAAATGTATTTGAGGCCCTGACATGAGCCAGTTTCACCATGTAACAGTGACTGATATCCATCACACCATCCGCGATGCGGTTGTCCTGACGCTTGAGCCCGAAAACGCAGAAGCCTTCGCGTTTACCCAAGGCCAGTACCTGACCTTCAAACAGGATTTCGACGGCACCGAACTGCGGCGGAACTACTCGATCTGCGCCGGTCTGGATGATGGCAAACTGCAAGTTGGCATCAAACGTGTGGACGGCGGGGCGTTTTCGACTTTCGCCAATACCGAATTGAAAGTTGGTGACACCCTGCATGTGATGCCGCCACAGGGCAATTTTTTCACCGCATTAGAGCCTGATCGCGCCAAAAACTACCTTGGCTTTGCCGGCGGCTCTGGCGTGACGCCAGTCTTGTCGATCCTGAAAACAGTGTTGAAACGCGAACCGCTTAGCACCTTTACGCTGGTCTATGCCAACCGCGCCGTGAACACGATTATGTTTCGCGAAGAGCTGGAAGACCTCAAGAACCAATACATGGGCCGCCTGACAATCATCCACATGCTGGAATCGGGACAGGACATCGACCTGTTCACCGGTCGCGTGGATCAGGACAAATGCAAGGCGTTGTTCAAACAGTGGATCGATGTGAAATCAATCGACACCGCTTTCATTTGCGGGCCGGAGCCGATGATGCTGGCGATCGCCGAAAGCCTGAAAACCCACGGGTTAGAGGCTGATCAGATCAAGTTCGAGCTGTTCAGCGAAAGCCAACAAGGCCAGCTTGCCAAACAGGAAATGGCCAAGCGCAGTGAGGGGCAAAAAGGCACCGAACTGACCGTGATCATCGAAGGGGCGCAGCGCACCTTTGAAATGCCGAAAGGGCAATCGGTTCTGGATGCCGCCCTTGCCAACGGACAGGATGCACCGTTCGCCTGTAAGGCGGGCGTTTGTTCAACCTGTATGTGCAAGGTGGTCGAAGGCGAGGTTGAAATGATCAGCAACCACGCGCTTGAGGATTACGAGGTGGAACGCGGCTATGTGCTGTCCTGCCAGTCCTATCCGTTAACGGATAAGCTGATCATCGATTACGACACACATTAAGGAGCCAACATGCTGGATGTCCAAAGTTTCGCTGCCGGTCAATGGCTCCCTTCCGGCGCGGGTGCCCGCAATATCGCCAGCGCGATCACAGGTGACGTTATTGCGCAGGCGGGCAACGACGCCTTGGATGTGCAGGCGATGCTGGGCCATGCGCGTGAGGTCGGCGGTCCCGCGCTGCGCAAGCTGACCTTTCATGACCGCGCCAAGATGCTCAAGGCTGTGGCGCTTTACCTGATGGAACGCAAACAGGCGCTGTACGAGTTGAGCTATGACACCGGCGCGACGCTGAGCGATCATAAAATCGACATCGATGGCGGCATCGGCACGATGATGGTTTTCGCCTCCAAGGGACGGCGCGAAATGCCGGACGCACATGTCTATTTGGACGG
This DNA window, taken from Sulfitobacter pacificus, encodes the following:
- the paaA gene encoding 1,2-phenylacetyl-CoA epoxidase subunit PaaA, whose amino-acid sequence is MYAQMIKSTGEGVKSLDEMEPDERAFQERINAGGKIEPKDWMPEGYRKNLIRQIGQHAHSEIVGQLPEGNWITRAPTLERKAILLAKVQDEAGHGLYLYCAAETLGVTRDDLTRDLLSGKMKYSSIFNYPTLTWADMGAVGWLVDGAAIMNQVPLQRTSYGPYARAMVRICKEESFHQRQGFDIMMKMANGTEAQRKMAQDALNRFWGPSLMMFGPSDAESVHSAQSMAWKIKMNSNDELRQKFVDQTAPQAEYLGLTIPDETCKFNEETGHYDFAQPDWDEFFDVLRGNGPCNTERLEARNKAWDDGRWVREGLLAHAAKKRSAKMAAE
- the paaB gene encoding 1,2-phenylacetyl-CoA epoxidase subunit PaaB, encoding MSSPETSPYKDSEASPHGETRATEWPLWEIFIRGQHGLSHRHVGSLHAPDAEMAIKNARDVYTRRNEGVSIWAVEASDIAASSPEEKGALYEPANDKVYRHPTFFDIPDEVGAM
- the paaC gene encoding 1,2-phenylacetyl-CoA epoxidase subunit PaaC, which gives rise to MGDNTLVLGHRVSEWCGVAPVLEEDIALANTALDLIGQTQLWLGMAGEVEGKDRDADKLAFHRDVWDFRNALLCEQPNGDFGQTMMRQFLFDTWHLIMLKALAGSSNEQIAAIAEKSVKEVTYHQERSADTVIGLGDGTEESHMRMQKALDKLWPYVGELFIGDEVDAAMVEQGIAPDPASLRATFDSQLDAVLAEATLTKPADDFAHKGGKTGARHTEHLGHMLTQMQWLQRAYPDASW
- the paaD gene encoding 1,2-phenylacetyl-CoA epoxidase subunit PaaD, with translation MVVEKPGLETVWQWLSAVPDPEIPVISLTDLGIIRDVSWQGDTLEVTVTPTYSGCPATSIINLDIETALRGHGIENLTLKRQLSPAWTTDWLTESGKAKLEEYGIAPPQPAGGPKHCPRCKSTAVERISQFGSTPCKAQWRCQDCLEPFDYFKCI
- a CDS encoding 2Fe-2S iron-sulfur cluster-binding protein — its product is MSQFHHVTVTDIHHTIRDAVVLTLEPENAEAFAFTQGQYLTFKQDFDGTELRRNYSICAGLDDGKLQVGIKRVDGGAFSTFANTELKVGDTLHVMPPQGNFFTALEPDRAKNYLGFAGGSGVTPVLSILKTVLKREPLSTFTLVYANRAVNTIMFREELEDLKNQYMGRLTIIHMLESGQDIDLFTGRVDQDKCKALFKQWIDVKSIDTAFICGPEPMMLAIAESLKTHGLEADQIKFELFSESQQGQLAKQEMAKRSEGQKGTELTVIIEGAQRTFEMPKGQSVLDAALANGQDAPFACKAGVCSTCMCKVVEGEVEMISNHALEDYEVERGYVLSCQSYPLTDKLIIDYDTH